A stretch of Chitinophaga caeni DNA encodes these proteins:
- a CDS encoding suppressor of fused domain protein, giving the protein MMNDPVVLLEETNTRGTLQAVIEQDDRTAYFYLFPGQKFAHQFEPRACWLRNLKTAPATRDFEAMSQGQAPMIEASFCDHPDGLPPLEAERLSIVWLESGDGAAALYDDKIIGFIPGWTLYSDQPIAYASSCTGSTELSMMFPMNENATPIIYGQVARATEFWNSWEGESNTQWGALQEKYISTYEEIFGPIQKYYAIDGDQWPPMAIGEFEKDGIKYFLSMGIGIRAMPWVDYLYNDNASGFRRMELAIAIDMKDFDAEAQMRFAEIISGMADSPWRDITWYGEGHTNSAKELPGEYESLILSAALYNGSNIALPDMYGDKLNLYWCTPITLKEREYAHSIPNGGYTLLEEMINEGMSHVVRKRSSLK; this is encoded by the coding sequence ATGATGAATGACCCAGTTGTCTTGCTAGAAGAGACAAACACGAGGGGTACCCTACAAGCTGTAATAGAACAAGATGATCGCACTGCCTATTTCTATTTATTCCCCGGTCAAAAATTTGCCCATCAATTTGAACCCCGCGCCTGCTGGTTACGCAACCTCAAAACAGCACCGGCTACCCGCGATTTTGAAGCCATGAGCCAAGGTCAGGCACCGATGATAGAAGCAAGCTTCTGTGACCATCCAGATGGATTGCCGCCATTGGAAGCAGAACGCTTAAGCATCGTCTGGCTAGAAAGCGGCGATGGCGCAGCCGCTTTGTATGATGATAAAATCATCGGGTTCATCCCCGGCTGGACATTATATTCAGATCAGCCCATAGCCTATGCAAGCAGCTGTACTGGCTCTACGGAGTTGAGCATGATGTTTCCAATGAATGAAAACGCGACGCCTATCATCTACGGGCAAGTAGCCCGCGCAACTGAGTTCTGGAACTCCTGGGAAGGAGAAAGCAATACGCAATGGGGAGCATTACAAGAAAAGTACATCAGCACGTATGAAGAAATATTCGGCCCAATACAAAAATATTATGCTATCGACGGCGATCAATGGCCACCGATGGCCATCGGTGAATTTGAAAAAGACGGCATCAAATATTTTCTGTCAATGGGCATCGGTATCCGTGCCATGCCATGGGTAGATTATTTATATAATGATAATGCATCCGGTTTCCGTAGGATGGAACTAGCCATTGCAATAGATATGAAAGATTTTGATGCAGAAGCGCAAATGCGGTTCGCAGAAATCATTAGCGGGATGGCTGATTCACCATGGCGCGACATAACCTGGTACGGGGAAGGTCATACCAATAGCGCCAAAGAATTACCCGGCGAATATGAAAGTTTAATTTTATCAGCAGCGCTGTATAACGGTTCTAATATAGCATTACCGGACATGTATGGTGATAAATTAAATCTTTATTGGTGTACGCCGATTACATTAAAAGAAAGGGAATATGCCCACAGCATCCCTAATGGGGGCTATACTTTATTGGAGGAGATGATTAATGAAGGGATGAGCCATGTAGTGCGTAAACGGTCATCTTTGAAGTAA
- the yiaA gene encoding inner membrane protein YiaA, whose amino-acid sequence MKQKTSTAFVVASWAALLIGMVGYLIGLFNADLELNEKGYYFTVLMFGLFAAVSVQKCVRDRLENVPVTDLYYGISWVATLLAILLLIIGLWNATMQPSEKGFYAFAFLLSLFGAIAVQKNTRDNQASRIIND is encoded by the coding sequence ATGAAACAAAAAACATCCACAGCATTTGTTGTTGCTTCATGGGCAGCCTTATTGATTGGGATGGTAGGCTACTTGATCGGTTTGTTTAATGCCGACTTGGAGTTGAATGAGAAAGGTTATTATTTTACCGTGTTGATGTTTGGCTTATTTGCCGCTGTATCTGTTCAAAAATGTGTTCGGGATAGATTGGAGAATGTACCGGTAACAGATTTGTATTACGGCATCAGCTGGGTTGCCACATTGCTGGCAATTTTACTATTGATCATCGGTTTATGGAACGCCACCATGCAGCCGAGTGAAAAGGGATTCTACGCATTCGCATTTTTATTAAGCCTCTTCGGGGCAATCGCGGTTCAAAAAAATACACGCGATAACCAAGCATCACGCATCATAAACGATTAA
- a CDS encoding DUF6528 family protein → MRSKQLIYISFLVILLVWTWHNSYAQEFVLPKGKKLIVAAEQSQHRVIIIDPGKGTISWEWKADSMQLPATHVKWFNNPSDAKIIYNGRFLLTSASGGGIALIRIYDKKILFHAYAGGNTHSIEVLPGGNIVSASSTGNYLRLFQVDTTIQQDTVPYIQYALPFAHNLVWDKKRSLLWSAGMHEMYAYKYVLENGKPRLQLAFHHPLPGEQGHDLFPVHGKDSLWFTDHQHIYIYDPGTGSLEQVKTRRQKGIKSVSSGPAGYPTIVIFPKEQWWTDEIFDLEGKRIFKQEGLKIYKARWVLPNTFSYQ, encoded by the coding sequence ATGAGAAGTAAACAGCTTATATATATTTCTTTCCTGGTAATTTTACTTGTATGGACTTGGCATAATAGCTACGCACAAGAATTTGTATTACCAAAGGGTAAAAAACTAATCGTTGCTGCTGAACAATCCCAACATAGGGTAATTATTATCGATCCTGGGAAAGGAACTATTAGCTGGGAATGGAAAGCGGATAGCATGCAACTTCCGGCTACACATGTCAAATGGTTTAATAATCCTAGTGACGCAAAAATCATTTATAATGGCCGATTCCTTTTAACAAGTGCTTCTGGCGGGGGTATAGCGCTAATTAGAATCTACGATAAAAAGATTTTATTCCATGCTTACGCGGGAGGTAATACGCATTCGATAGAAGTTTTGCCCGGGGGAAACATCGTGAGCGCATCGAGTACGGGGAACTATTTGCGGCTGTTCCAAGTTGATACAACTATTCAACAAGATACGGTTCCTTATATACAATATGCTTTACCCTTTGCACATAATCTTGTTTGGGATAAGAAAAGATCCTTGTTATGGTCCGCGGGAATGCATGAAATGTACGCTTATAAATATGTTCTGGAAAATGGGAAGCCGCGGTTACAGTTAGCATTTCACCACCCTTTACCGGGGGAGCAAGGTCATGATTTATTCCCTGTACATGGGAAAGATTCATTGTGGTTTACGGATCATCAACACATTTATATTTACGACCCGGGAACAGGATCATTGGAACAGGTAAAAACAAGAAGGCAGAAGGGCATAAAAAGTGTATCCAGTGGCCCTGCTGGATATCCTACCATCGTGATATTTCCTAAAGAACAATGGTGGACCGATGAAATATTTGATTTAGAAGGAAAGCGTATTTTCAAGCAAGAAGGACTAAAAATTTACAAGGCCAGGTGGGTATTACCGAACACATTTAGTTATCAATAA
- a CDS encoding MFS transporter has product MTTQLKSQQFTKYQILVIILLAVLQFTIVLDFMVLSPLGAILMPTLNISASQFGFVVSAYAFSAGISGFLAAGFADKFDRKNMLIFFYIGFIIGTIFCSLAPDYHTLLLARIVTGMFGGVTGSIGFAIVTDLFSLEQRGRAMGFIQMAFGVSQVAGLPIGLVLANHYSWHAPFTMISIFGICLGIALFFLKPINEHLKLSKPVNAFTHLTKTLSKKQYLLGFGATTLMATGGFMLMPFGTTFNTFNLGIAQDDIPLIYFITGLFTLVISPLMGIASDKVGKFKIFMFGSLLTMLLVYVYTNLHTATLFQVIAISVVMFIGVSSRMIAATALLSAVPALQDRGAFMSINSSVQQLSGGIASSLAGLIVVENSNHSLQHFDTLGYVIIGTMIISLIMLSQVNQVIKSRGTTTAPLTGVAVTAE; this is encoded by the coding sequence ATGACGACTCAATTAAAATCTCAACAATTCACCAAGTATCAAATCTTGGTGATAATCCTGTTGGCTGTATTACAATTTACGATCGTGCTCGACTTCATGGTACTTTCCCCATTGGGAGCCATCTTGATGCCAACACTCAACATCTCCGCGTCCCAATTCGGGTTCGTGGTTTCTGCCTATGCTTTCAGCGCCGGGATTTCCGGTTTCCTTGCCGCCGGTTTTGCCGATAAATTCGATCGCAAGAACATGCTGATTTTCTTTTATATCGGCTTTATCATCGGAACTATTTTCTGTAGCCTAGCTCCCGATTACCATACACTTCTACTGGCGAGGATCGTAACGGGCATGTTTGGTGGTGTTACGGGTTCAATCGGGTTTGCCATCGTTACGGATCTCTTCAGCTTGGAACAACGGGGCCGCGCCATGGGATTTATTCAAATGGCTTTCGGTGTCAGCCAAGTAGCAGGCTTACCCATCGGCTTGGTTTTGGCCAATCATTACTCTTGGCATGCACCATTCACGATGATTAGTATCTTCGGGATTTGCCTAGGCATTGCCCTATTCTTCCTGAAGCCTATCAATGAACATTTGAAACTTAGTAAACCGGTAAATGCATTCACTCACCTCACGAAGACCTTGAGTAAAAAACAATATTTGCTGGGCTTCGGTGCCACCACATTGATGGCAACCGGGGGATTTATGCTGATGCCTTTCGGTACCACCTTCAATACGTTCAACCTCGGGATCGCACAGGATGACATTCCCTTGATTTACTTTATAACGGGCCTATTTACACTCGTGATCAGTCCTTTAATGGGAATTGCCAGTGATAAAGTCGGCAAATTCAAGATTTTTATGTTCGGTTCCTTGCTAACCATGTTGTTAGTATATGTTTATACGAATTTGCATACCGCTACCCTATTCCAGGTTATTGCTATTTCGGTTGTAATGTTTATAGGGGTTAGTTCGCGGATGATCGCCGCTACCGCCTTATTATCGGCTGTACCCGCTTTGCAAGACCGCGGCGCGTTCATGAGTATAAACTCATCCGTGCAACAATTATCCGGCGGTATAGCATCTTCTCTTGCCGGTTTAATCGTGGTGGAAAACAGCAATCACTCCCTGCAACATTTTGATACTTTGGGTTATGTGATCATTGGCACCATGATCATTTCATTAATCATGCTTAGCCAGGTAAACCAGGTAATTAAATCGCGGGGTACTACCACCGCACCCTTAACGGGTGTTGCAGTTACCGCAGAATAA
- a CDS encoding copper-exporting P-type ATPase CopA: MQHPTSGEENHDIFVFKTNLADDHAVSRVANILNTTPGIRKWNVALDDEDKVLRVVCASVQEHAIIHLVQKAGYHCEVLPG, translated from the coding sequence ATGCAACACCCAACATCCGGCGAAGAAAACCATGACATCTTCGTCTTTAAAACAAACCTGGCAGATGACCATGCCGTCTCCAGGGTAGCCAATATCCTCAACACTACGCCCGGCATCAGGAAGTGGAACGTGGCTTTAGATGATGAGGATAAAGTACTACGTGTTGTTTGTGCTTCAGTCCAGGAGCACGCAATTATCCACCTAGTTCAAAAAGCCGGTTATCACTGTGAAGTATTACCCGGTTAA
- a CDS encoding TetR/AcrR family transcriptional regulator: MRVRDENKICKVRQYTVSLIVEEGLDGFSMNKLAKAAGISPATLYIYYKDKDDLITKVSTEIAQEMVRESLKDFDPDMHFAAGLQLQWQNRSRYFVKYPLEVEFIEKIRYSNVYQKIQPIIKQPFKEILGKFVKNAIEKKELIDLPLEVYWSIAFAPLYQLIKFHTQRNPIGDEPFQLNEDHLKQTLQLVLKALQPS; encoded by the coding sequence ATGCGGGTAAGGGATGAAAATAAGATCTGTAAAGTGCGCCAATACACGGTAAGCTTGATCGTAGAGGAAGGCTTGGATGGTTTTAGCATGAATAAATTGGCTAAAGCCGCCGGGATCTCACCTGCAACATTATATATTTATTATAAGGATAAAGACGATTTAATTACGAAAGTCAGCACGGAGATAGCCCAAGAGATGGTGCGGGAATCCCTAAAAGACTTTGACCCTGACATGCATTTTGCAGCCGGCTTACAGTTACAATGGCAAAACAGGTCACGGTATTTTGTAAAATACCCGTTGGAAGTTGAGTTTATAGAGAAAATACGCTATTCAAACGTATATCAAAAAATTCAACCTATCATTAAACAACCCTTCAAAGAAATACTAGGAAAATTTGTTAAGAATGCTATTGAAAAAAAGGAATTAATCGATTTACCATTAGAAGTATACTGGTCCATTGCATTTGCCCCATTGTATCAATTGATCAAATTTCATACGCAACGCAATCCTATTGGAGATGAACCTTTCCAACTGAACGAGGATCATCTAAAACAAACATTACAATTGGTTTTGAAAGCGTTGCAACCATCGTAA
- a CDS encoding SusC/RagA family TonB-linked outer membrane protein: MQNMYKLFSSWKPWTVLWCLLLLQLVPAYAQSTQVSGKVFSQDNEPVMGVTIRLKGTSTGTASLEDGSYKITAKKGDVLVFSFVGYASREVIVGDQQVINITLQESNSNLEELVVVAYGVQKKKVVTGATVKVNSEDLGKNHALSMEQALQGQAAGVNITANSGQPGDALKFNIRGVGTNGNSNPLFIVDNMPVDDISYLNPADIASIDVLKDAASTAIYGARAANGIVMITTHKGRAGKMQVGLDAYYGWANPYKKLDLLTAHEYGIIMNEASINSGKAPIYSDEELAALGKGTDWQDAATRQNAPIQAYTFSLAGGNDVSIFSSALSYQGQEGVIGLEDQSYFNRITFRLNSEHRLYEGRLKIGENITYSHAASNGIGTGNIYNNSIRGLLNASPTFPVYNGDGTFGVSSLSAEEVNPIGIMYYTNMSKNITDRIVGNIYADLALYKDLHFRSDFGLDLNIFSTNSFTPVYTLTNNNKNTADYATQGLYRNTAWNWDNFFTYSKSLKDHDFSLMVGMSARRTRGFDVSGRKENLIIKDFYHAILNNATNEATQQAMGSMSNYALSSYFGRLTYSFKEKYLFNATLRRDGSVNFGQNSRYGTFPAVSAGWIITAEPFSMPSWVNFLKIRGGWGQNGNDRIVADAYRATVSSSYRAYYFGGDERFIGTSPDKIPNPNVKWETSEQTNVGFDATLFKSLELTFDWYNKTTRDWLVQAPIPAIVGTGAPYINGGNIVNKGVEIVASYSGKVGGLQFNIGGNIAFNKNKVLSIPNQEGVIHPAYNNVLSSNMDEYYRAQNGYPIGYFYGLKTDGIFQNAEEIDAYKNSKGTVIQPTAKPGDVRFVDLNDDGVINGDDKTMIGNPNPTHTYGMNLSASYKGFDASVLFYGVGGNTVVNGSRANDRFYNNYTTEIFDRWTGEGTSNSIPRVTLGDEPNGNYTKFSELYTHNGAYLRIKSLNIGYDFKKTIAKHLPVEQLRLYVSGLNLYTFTHYKGMDPEAGFGIDSWSSGTDLGYYPMPRTVMVGLNVKF; this comes from the coding sequence ATGCAAAACATGTACAAACTTTTTAGCTCATGGAAGCCATGGACCGTTTTATGGTGTTTGCTCCTATTGCAGCTAGTTCCTGCTTATGCTCAATCAACCCAGGTTTCAGGGAAGGTGTTTTCACAAGATAATGAACCGGTTATGGGCGTTACCATCCGTTTGAAAGGTACCTCCACGGGTACTGCTTCCCTGGAGGACGGCTCATACAAAATCACTGCTAAGAAAGGCGATGTACTCGTATTCTCCTTCGTAGGGTACGCTTCGCGGGAAGTGATTGTCGGGGACCAGCAGGTAATTAATATCACTTTACAGGAATCCAATAGCAACCTCGAAGAGTTAGTCGTGGTGGCTTACGGTGTCCAGAAGAAAAAAGTCGTAACAGGCGCCACCGTTAAGGTCAACAGCGAAGATCTAGGTAAAAACCATGCACTGAGTATGGAGCAAGCTTTACAAGGACAAGCTGCCGGTGTAAACATTACCGCTAATTCCGGTCAACCTGGCGATGCCTTGAAATTTAATATCAGGGGGGTGGGTACTAATGGTAATTCTAACCCGCTATTTATTGTAGATAATATGCCTGTAGATGATATTTCGTACCTCAATCCTGCCGATATTGCCAGCATCGATGTATTGAAAGATGCTGCGTCTACCGCCATTTATGGAGCGCGTGCAGCTAACGGTATCGTGATGATTACCACGCATAAAGGTCGCGCCGGTAAGATGCAGGTGGGCTTAGATGCTTATTATGGCTGGGCAAATCCATATAAAAAGCTGGATTTATTAACAGCTCATGAATATGGTATTATTATGAACGAGGCCTCGATCAATTCCGGCAAAGCGCCTATTTATTCCGATGAAGAACTGGCTGCTTTAGGGAAAGGTACCGATTGGCAGGATGCCGCCACCCGCCAAAATGCGCCTATTCAAGCTTATACTTTTTCATTGGCGGGTGGAAACGATGTCTCTATTTTTTCATCGGCGCTTTCGTACCAAGGGCAAGAGGGTGTTATCGGTTTAGAAGATCAATCTTACTTCAACCGTATTACTTTCCGCTTGAATTCCGAACACCGCTTGTATGAAGGCCGCTTGAAGATTGGGGAGAATATTACCTACAGCCACGCGGCTAGTAACGGCATCGGTACCGGGAATATTTATAATAACTCGATCCGCGGGTTACTAAATGCCAGCCCAACTTTCCCGGTTTATAACGGGGACGGTACCTTTGGTGTCTCCTCGCTCAGCGCGGAAGAAGTGAACCCTATCGGTATCATGTATTATACAAATATGTCGAAAAACATTACCGACAGGATTGTAGGGAATATATATGCGGACCTGGCTCTTTATAAAGACTTACATTTTCGTTCCGATTTCGGCTTGGATCTTAATATATTTTCAACTAACTCTTTCACCCCGGTTTATACATTAACCAATAACAATAAAAATACTGCCGATTATGCTACCCAAGGTTTATACCGGAATACTGCCTGGAACTGGGATAATTTTTTTACTTATAGCAAATCTTTAAAAGATCATGACTTCAGCCTGATGGTAGGTATGTCGGCAAGGAGAACCCGGGGGTTCGATGTAAGCGGTAGAAAGGAAAATCTAATTATAAAGGATTTCTACCACGCTATCTTGAACAATGCTACCAACGAAGCTACCCAGCAAGCCATGGGGAGCATGTCAAATTATGCTTTGAGTTCTTATTTTGGTCGTTTGACATATTCATTTAAAGAGAAGTATTTATTTAATGCCACCTTGCGGCGCGACGGTTCCGTGAACTTCGGACAAAATAGCCGCTATGGCACTTTTCCGGCAGTTTCAGCAGGCTGGATTATAACTGCGGAACCTTTCTCGATGCCTTCGTGGGTTAACTTCTTGAAAATTCGCGGTGGCTGGGGACAAAATGGTAATGATAGGATCGTAGCGGATGCTTACCGCGCAACCGTAAGCTCTAGCTACAGGGCTTATTATTTCGGTGGTGATGAACGTTTCATCGGGACTTCGCCCGATAAAATCCCGAACCCTAACGTGAAATGGGAAACATCCGAGCAAACGAATGTCGGTTTTGATGCGACCTTGTTTAAAAGCTTGGAGTTGACCTTCGATTGGTATAATAAGACTACCCGCGATTGGTTGGTACAAGCGCCAATCCCGGCCATCGTTGGTACAGGAGCTCCTTATATCAACGGTGGTAACATCGTGAATAAGGGCGTCGAAATCGTAGCTAGTTATAGCGGTAAAGTAGGCGGATTGCAATTCAATATCGGGGGAAACATCGCCTTCAATAAAAATAAAGTATTGTCAATTCCTAACCAGGAGGGCGTCATCCATCCCGCGTACAACAATGTGTTGTCTTCAAATATGGACGAATACTACCGGGCGCAAAACGGTTACCCGATCGGTTATTTCTACGGTTTAAAGACGGATGGTATTTTTCAGAATGCTGAAGAGATCGATGCCTACAAAAATTCGAAGGGAACGGTTATCCAACCAACGGCAAAACCCGGGGATGTGCGTTTCGTTGACCTGAACGATGATGGTGTGATCAATGGGGATGATAAAACCATGATCGGTAACCCTAATCCGACGCATACTTACGGTATGAACCTAAGTGCTTCTTACAAAGGGTTTGATGCATCTGTACTGTTCTATGGTGTAGGTGGAAACACCGTTGTAAACGGCAGCCGCGCCAATGATCGCTTTTATAATAATTATACAACCGAAATATTTGACCGGTGGACAGGCGAAGGTACCTCCAATTCAATACCGAGGGTTACCCTGGGGGATGAGCCCAATGGTAACTACACCAAGTTCTCTGAGCTTTACACCCACAATGGCGCTTACCTGAGAATAAAAAGCTTGAATATCGGTTACGATTTTAAGAAAACAATTGCTAAACATTTGCCAGTAGAGCAATTACGTTTATATGTATCCGGTCTGAACCTTTACACTTTCACCCACTATAAAGGAATGGATCCAGAAGCAGGTTTCGGGATCGACAGTTGGTCATCGGGAACTGATTTAGGTTATTACCCGATGCCGAGAACAGTTATGGTTGGTTTAAATGTTAAATTCTAA
- a CDS encoding RagB/SusD family nutrient uptake outer membrane protein, translating into MKKILLALLAATLLSACGKNFLDIDPVDKKTIDNFYKTPTDAFEGLVAAYNVLNWDGYGNILLTSEIASDNAFGGGGNSDNGMRQWDRSEKIYDHNAEAWTKYYTGIYRANILLSKIDEVDFEGDEDLKNMYIAEAKFLRAYFYFDLVRMFGHVPLVKVPLEAGQYNVPQAAPDSIYMFIATDLKEAIPHLLDKKYAEYTSTEYGRATKWAAESLLARVFLYYTGYYGKPGIAGVITKADALTAIEDVIVNSGYDLVPKYSNIWRASAESTTDYAGQNSQEGVFNIQYTYKGLKDGNERNGNRVQVMIGIRSQVLLPYYNGWGACTVNPKLWNAFDVADLRRNASIISIEGEGFAGQYSLGDQYQYTGYFQKKYTPLNDQKPEDLGGDFQIDNYDNYLAIRFSDVLLMAAELNLDADLGKAQAYYNRVRDRAFGDELHRKTLTGDANGMQLIMDERRYEFAGEGIRYWDLLRQGLNIAKSAIDNTSTNSELNVNFREITMGLFAIPETQINISNGNLVQNDGWN; encoded by the coding sequence ATGAAAAAGATATTATTAGCCTTATTGGCGGCCACGTTATTGTCTGCCTGCGGCAAAAATTTCCTGGACATAGATCCAGTTGATAAAAAAACGATCGATAATTTTTATAAAACGCCTACCGATGCTTTCGAAGGATTGGTGGCAGCTTATAATGTATTGAACTGGGATGGTTACGGCAATATTTTGTTGACATCCGAGATAGCATCCGATAATGCTTTCGGCGGTGGTGGAAACTCCGACAACGGTATGCGGCAATGGGATCGCAGTGAGAAGATTTACGATCATAATGCCGAAGCTTGGACTAAATACTACACCGGTATTTACCGTGCCAACATATTATTATCAAAAATTGATGAAGTGGATTTTGAAGGAGATGAAGATTTGAAAAATATGTATATAGCGGAAGCCAAATTTTTACGTGCTTATTTTTATTTTGATCTCGTACGCATGTTCGGTCATGTACCCTTGGTTAAAGTTCCGCTGGAAGCAGGGCAGTACAATGTTCCACAAGCAGCTCCCGATAGTATCTACATGTTCATTGCGACTGATCTAAAAGAAGCAATTCCCCATTTATTAGATAAAAAATATGCTGAATATACTTCAACAGAATATGGCAGGGCCACCAAATGGGCTGCCGAAAGTTTGCTCGCCCGCGTATTTTTATATTACACGGGGTATTATGGTAAACCAGGTATTGCCGGGGTTATTACTAAGGCCGATGCGTTGACAGCCATAGAAGATGTTATTGTTAATAGCGGTTATGACCTGGTTCCCAAGTATTCAAATATATGGCGGGCATCCGCGGAGAGTACAACGGATTATGCAGGGCAAAACAGCCAGGAAGGCGTGTTTAATATCCAGTATACTTATAAGGGCTTGAAAGATGGGAACGAGCGAAATGGTAACCGGGTACAGGTTATGATCGGCATCCGGAGCCAAGTGTTGCTACCGTATTATAATGGCTGGGGCGCTTGTACCGTGAACCCCAAGTTATGGAATGCTTTTGATGTAGCAGATTTAAGGAGAAATGCTTCTATTATTTCTATCGAAGGAGAAGGTTTTGCCGGGCAATACTCCCTGGGAGATCAATACCAGTACACCGGTTATTTCCAAAAGAAATATACCCCGCTAAACGATCAGAAGCCTGAAGATTTAGGGGGCGATTTTCAAATCGACAACTATGATAATTATCTCGCCATACGTTTTTCCGATGTGTTGTTAATGGCGGCTGAATTGAACCTGGACGCCGATTTAGGTAAAGCGCAAGCATATTACAACCGTGTACGCGATAGGGCATTCGGTGACGAACTGCACCGCAAAACATTAACGGGAGACGCTAACGGCATGCAGTTGATTATGGATGAAAGGAGATATGAATTTGCAGGGGAAGGAATCCGTTATTGGGACTTACTGCGGCAAGGGCTAAACATCGCTAAAAGTGCCATAGACAATACCAGTACAAACTCGGAATTGAATGTAAACTTCCGCGAGATCACCATGGGATTATTCGCGATTCCCGAAACAC